The proteins below come from a single Lates calcarifer isolate ASB-BC8 linkage group LG11, TLL_Latcal_v3, whole genome shotgun sequence genomic window:
- the smurf1 gene encoding LOW QUALITY PROTEIN: E3 ubiquitin-protein ligase SMURF1 (The sequence of the model RefSeq protein was modified relative to this genomic sequence to represent the inferred CDS: deleted 2 bases in 2 codons), producing the protein MSNPGTRRNGSSIKIRLTVLCAKNLAKKDFFRLPDPFAKVVVDGSGQCHSTDTVKSTLDPKWNQHYDLYIGKTDSITISIWNHKKIHKRQGAGFLGCIRLLSNAISRLKDTGYQRLDLCKLNPSDSDAVRGQIVVSLQTRDRIGSGGPVVDCRGLLENDGPVFEGCFSEEPLPYSDSTGAAGGGNCRLDSPSQESRLQTQRIRGQDSRGHGHTPQNRPHGHQPPDLPEGYEQRTTVQGQVYFLHTQTGVSTWHDPRIPRDLASVSCEELGPLPVGWEVRSTVSGRIYFVDHNNRTTQFTDPRLHTIISQQSQAKESSQAPQMDVGGEEGGGGGVGGGGGGGGGGGDGDMAARYERDLVHKLKLLRHELSLQQPQAGHCRIEVSREEIFEESYRQIMKMRPKDLKKRLMVKFRGEEGLDYGGVAREWLYLLCHEMLNPYYGLFQYSTDNIYTLQINPDSSINPDHLSYFHFVGRVMGLAVFHGHYINGSFTLPFYKQLLGKPIQLNDLETTDPELHKSLVWILENDITSVLDHTFCVEHNAFGKFLQHELKPNGRNIPVTEENKKEYVRLYVNWRFMRGIEAQFLALQKGFSELIPQHLLKPFDHKELELIIGGLGKIDLADWKTNTRLKHCTSESNVVRWFWQAVEAFSEERRGRLLQFVTGSTRVPLQGFKALQGSAGPRLFTIHLIDANTDNLPKAHTCFNRIDIPPYESYEKLYEKLLTAVEETCGFAVE; encoded by the exons ATGTCGAATCCTGGGACTAGGAGGAACGGGTCCAGCATCAAAATCCGACTGACAG tattATGTGCCAAGAACCTCGCAAAGAAAGACTTCTTTC GCCTGCCAGATCCATTTGCCAAAGTTGTGGTGGACGGATCAGGTCAATGCCACTCGACAGACACAGTCAAGAGCACACTGGACCCCAAATGGAATCAGCACTACGACCT CTACATTGGAAAGACAGACTCCATCACTATCAGTATATGGAACCACAAAAAGATCCATAAACGACAGGGGGCGGGCTTCCTGGGCTGCATACGACTTTTATCTAATGCTATCAGCAGGCTAAAAGACACAGGAT ACCAGCGTTTAGATCTATGTAAGCTCAACCCCTCGGACAGCGACGCAGTACGGGGGCAGATCGTAG TGAGCTTACAGACAAGAGACCGCATCGGCAGCGGAGGCCCTGTGGTGGACTGCAGAGGACTGTTGGAAAATGATGG GCCTGTGTTTGAGGGATGTTTCAGTGAAGAGCCGCTGCCCTACTCCGACTCCACTGGCGCAGCGGGGGGAGGGAACTGCCGGCTCGACTCGCCCAGTCAGGAGAGCCGTCTTCAGACCCAGCGAATCAGAGGGCAGGACTCCAGAGGCCACGGACACACCCCCCAGAACAGACCTCACGGGCACCAGCCACCTGACCTACCAGAGGGATACG AGCAGCGAACAACAGTTCAGGGCCAGGTGTACTTCCTTCACACGCAGACAGGCGTCAGCACCTGGCACGACCCTCGGATACCGCG GGACCTGGCCAGCGTGAGCTGCGAGGAGCTCGGTCCGTTGCCAGTGGGCTGGGAGGTCCGAAGCACCGTGTCTGGACGGATCTACTTTGTGGACCACAACAACCGAACCACACAGTTCACAGACCCACGCCTACACACCATTATCAG CCAGCAATCCCAAGCAAAGGAGTCCTCCCAAGCCCCCCAGATGGATgtggggggtgaggaggggggaggtggaggagtgggCGGCGGCGGTGGGggcggtggaggaggaggagacggagacATGGCGGCACGCTACGAGAGAGACTTGGTCCATAAGTTGAAGCTGCTCAGGCACGAGCTGTCCTTGCAGCAGCCTCAAGCAGGACACTGTCGCATCGAGGTGTCCCGAGAGGAGATCTTTGAG GAATCGTATCGGCAGATTATGAAGATGAGGCCCAAAGACCTGAAGAAGCGTCTGATGGTGAAGTTCAGGGGAGAGGAGGGCCTGGACTACGGTGGAGTGGCCAG AGAGTGGCTGTACCTGCTGTGTCATGAAATGTTGAACCCCTATTACGGCCTGTTCCAGTACTCCACAGACAATATCTACACACTACAGATCAACCCCGACTCTTCCATCAACCCT gaCCACCTGTCATATTTCCACTTTGTGGGTCGAGTGATGGGCCTCGCAGTTTTCCACGGTCACTACATCAATGGGAGCTTCACGCTGCCCTTCTACAAACAGCTGCTAGGCAAACCCATCCAGCTCAACGACCTGGAGACCACCGACCCGGAGTTGCACAAGAGCCTCGTCTGGATACT AGAGAACGACATCACTTCAGTCCTCGACCACACGTTCTGCGTGGAGCACAATGCCTTTGGGAAGTTTTTACAACATGAACTCAAACCTAATGGGCGAAATATCCCTGTTACTGAGGAGAACAAGAAAGAATATGTGAG acttTATGTGAACTGGAGGTTTATGCGAGGAATTGAAGCCCAGTTTCTGGCTCTACAGAAGGGATTCAGTGAGCTCATCCCACAGCACCTCCTCAAACCTTTTGACCATAAAGAACTTGAG TTGATCATCGGCGGCCTGGGGAAGATCGACCTCGCAGACTGGAAGACGAACACCCGCCTGAAGCACTGCACAAGTGAAAGCAACGTGGTGCGGTGGTTCTGGCAGGCA GTGGAGGCTTTCagcgaggagaggagaggacgtctgctgcagtttgtcacaGGC TCCACCAGGGTCCCGCTACAGGGTTTCAAAGCGCTGCAGG GTTCTGCAGGACCAAGGCTCTTTACCATCCATTTGATAGACGCCAACACAGACAACCTGCCCAAGGCTCACACATG TTTTAACAGGATAGACATCCCACCCTACGAGTCTTACGAGAAACTTTACGAGAAACTGCTGACGGCTGTGGAGGAGACCTGCGGCTTCGCTGTGGAGTGA